The genome window CCAGGGGCTCGATTAGCCATTGGGCCAGCTATCGAAGAAGGATTTTACTATGATTTCGATATAGACCATACCTTGAATGAAGAAGATTTAAAGAAAATAGAAGAAGAAATGCAGAAAATTATTCAAGAAAATCTTACGGTAGAAAGAAAGGTTCTTTCCAAAGAAGAAGCAAAACAGCTATTTTCTTCGCGGGGGGAAAACTTTAAGATCGAATTGATAGATGAAATTCTTGACGACCAGGTCAGCCTTTATCAACAGGGAGAATTTATTGATCTTTGCCGAGGTCCTCATATTCCATCAACTGGTTCAATTAAAGCCTATAAGCTCTTGAGTGTATCAGGAGCCTATTGGAGAGGAAAAGAAACCAATCCCATGCTGCAAAGGATTTATGGCATTGCCTTTGATGATAAAGATAAGCTCAAAAATTATCTATATCGCTTGGAAGAAGCAAAAAAGAGAGATCATCGAAAATTAGGGAAGGAGCTCGAACTATTTAGCCTTCACGAAGAAGGTCCAGGTTTCCCCTTTTTCCACCCCAAAGGAATGGTGGTTATCAACGCCCTTTTAGATGCCTGGCGGAAAGAGCATGTTAAAAGAGGGTATCAGGAAATAAAAACTCCTATTATCCTTGATCGTGAGTTGTGGGAACGTTCAGGACATTGGGACCATTATCGGAATAACATGTATTTTACTTCAATTGATGAAAGAGAATTTGCAGTAAAACCGATGAATTGTCCAGGTGGGATCTTGGTTTATCAAAGCCAGCTGCATAGTTATCGAGAATTTCCGATACGGATGGCCGAATTGGGATTAGTTCATCGCCACGAACTCTCCGGGGTCCTTCATGGTCTCATGCGGGTGCGATGTTTCACTCAAGATGACGCTCATATTTATATGGAACCCCATCAGGTAAAACAAGAAATCATGGGAGTCATTGAGTTAGCAGATTATATTTATCGGCTTTTTCAATTTGATTATGAATTAGAGCTGAGTACTCGACCAGAGAATTCCATGGGCTCTGATGAGATGTGGGACTTAGCAACCAAATCGCTGGAAACTGCCCTTCAAGAAAAGAACTTACCTTATCGAGTAAACGAGGGTGACGGAGCTTTTTATGGTCCCAAAATTGATTTTCACTTAAAGGATACTTTGGGGCGTCGGTGGCAATGCGGGACTATTCAACTTGATTTTACCATGCCAGAGTGTTTCGACCTCAGTTATATTGGTGAAGATGGAATGAAACACCGACCAGTTATGCTTCATCGAACCATATTGGGGAGTGTGGAACGTTTTCTCGGAATTCTTATTGAGCATACCGCCGGGGCTTTACCGGTATGGCTATCTCCAGTGCAGGTGGTGGTTTTACCAATAGCCGAAAGACATTATTCCTATGCTCTGGAAGTCAAACAACAAATAGCTCAAGCTCAGATACGAGTCGAGTTGAATGATGAAAATGCTACCTTAGGTGCAAAAATTCGGAAAGCCCAGCTTCAGAAAATTCCCTATATTTTAATCGTGGGTGATAAGGAAGTTGAAAATCATCAAGTAAGCGTTCGAGATAGGAAAGAAGGGGATCTGGGTGAATTTTTTTTACAGGATTTCCTTCTTCGCATTCAGAATGAAATTCAAAACTTCATCATGTAGCACCATTTAAAGATTTGACCAGAACCGAATGATCGTTCATTTGCAGGAAAAACATTCATGCCACTTGGTGGTATCAGATAAGAATATAAAATCCGATATTCTACATGCCATGGCAGGTCGCTACATTAGATGAAGAACAGGCACAATACATTGCACTCTCCATTTAAAATTATTTGGTGTTGGTTTGATTTATCATACCCGTGGGTTTTCAGGATTGATCCTCAGGTTGTCTAGCAGCACCAAATGAGGATGAAAATACCTATCTCAATCCGTCATTGCGAGGAGCCCAACCGGTTTTTGGTTGGACGACGTGGCAATCTCATTTATCATTTTTTTAAACAATTAAAAGATGAGATCCTCACGGCTTCAAAAAACGAAGCCTCAGGATGACGGATGAAAGGCACACTTCTTTGAATCCCCCCTCAATGGAGGAATGCATTTAATGGTATTTTGAGGACAGGCGAAGTTTTCAATAAATATTCATCGGAAGGATGCATGAACAGAGACCTTCAACACCAAATGTATTGGAATGCCGGAGTAAGAAAGGAAAAGCGAAGAGAGCGTAATATTGAAAAAAAAGTTCATACTGATTTAGTCTGGTTGGAAATCGAACCCTATTTACGTTCCGGGATGAAAGTTCTTGATGCTGGAGGAGGATATGGTCGGTATGGTTTAGAAGTAGCTCGGAGAGGATGTGAACTTACCCTTTTAGATATTTCTTCAGCTATGCTTCAAGAAGCAAGGAGTTTAGCCCAAAAAAGTGGAATTCAGTCAATCAATTTTGTTGAAGGAAGAGTCCAAAATCTCCATCAATTTTCTAGAAAATATTTTGATTTAGTCCTATGTTTGGATGCACCAGTATCTTATGCCTATCCGGATCATTTCCGAGCTATACAAGAAATATGCCGGGTGAGTCGGAAGAGAGTTATTTTTTCGGTCGTTAATCGGCTGGGACAACTTCCGATAGCAATTGAGCAGGAAATGGGTTGGACCGGTTCTTTAAACCATACCCGCTCCTTTTTAGAAAAAGGCAATTGGGATCACCCAGAGAAATTACAACAAATTGAAAACTGGATATCTTTTTTGAATCGGTATATTTTTCCCCCATTACATGCCTTTCTTCCTGGGGAATTGGTTGACATAGTTGCAGAACAAAATTTTCAACCGGTTCGCATAATGGCAACCGGGACCTTAGCCCGATTACTCAAAACCAAGACTCTCCATCGAATCGTGAACAACCAAAAAACCTACCAACAATTTTTAAAAATATGTCAAGAGTATGATTCGCAATTTGAGGTGCTGGGAGTAGGAGCCCGTTCGGCTTCGGGTTTATTAATAATAGCCGAAAGGAATGAAGATGGATCGAATTTGGAAGAAGCTTATCCTGAGAATAAAGGATGAGTCTTATCGTGAACAGGTTTATTGGTGGTTTCAAGATCAGAAACCTTATGGTTTCTGGGAGAAAGATAGTTTAACCATTGTTGCTTATGTACGAGATTGGCCAGAGGAGTCTTTTCCAGAATACATTGTTGCAGCTGAACGCGATGAAGAACCAGATGAGAATTGGGCTAAAGAATGGCGCAAACGCTTTAAGCCAATAGTCGTAAATGAGACCATTGTTATCCGTCCTCCTTGGGAACCAGCAATTCCTTCAAAGATTGATTTGGTTATTTATCCTGCTTATGCATTTGGGACCGGTGATCATCCAACAACCTTTTCTTGTATGGAATTCATATCCCAATTTTTTAAACCGGGGATGGAATTTTTAGATGTGGGCATGGGTTCAGGAATACTTTCTCTTTTAGCTTTTCGTCTTGGAGCTGGAGATATTACTTCTATTGATATTGATCCCTTGGCAATGGAAGAACTAAAACGGAACTGTGCTTTAAATCAAATACCTTTCGAAAGAATCAAATCAAAAATCGGCGATCTTACCGGTATAGAAGGTTCTTTTGATTTTATCGTGGCAAATATTGGAGCTCAATTTGTTTTAGAAAATTTACCCCTCTTGAGCAATATGCTTCATATTTCTGGTTATTTAGTTTTATCGGGTTTTCAAGGAGAGGATGTTCCTCTTATTCAGCAAAAAGCTCTATTGGTTTCTCTCGAAATAATACAATCAATCGATAAAAATAATTGGGTGACTATTGTTTATCAAAAGAGAGCAAAAAATCAATTATCCGATTGAAGAGTAATCTGAGCATTTAATGGATTTATATTTTTTCATTCTTTTTTCATAGACACATTCTTGCTTTTTTGACTATAATAAGAACATACGGTTTCTTTGAAAAAGGAATTAATCTTTATTCAACGATCAATACAATAAAATATAAGCTGAGATCTCGAAATTGTAATCATTATCTAACGATTAAGGGATTTAATAGATTAATTAAAAAACTTTAAACTCACCGTATAGGATTGTGAAAGAGAGGTGCATATTTGGTTGAGAGTTGCTTTCGTTTATCTAGGGAAAGATAAAGCCTTACAGCAAATTACAAAATACATGATCAATGCGTTTGAAAAATCAGGTCATACCGTAAAGAATATTGAAATCGAGGATTCATCATCGCCTATTAATCTTAGACCATACGACGTAATATTTGTTGGTGCGTCGGTAGTCAGTGCTTTTGGTGGTAAGATTTCCCCGGAAGTGGTGAACTTTTTAAAAGGAGTAGCTGGATTGGAGGGGAAGAAAACCGTTGCCTATGTCCGACCCTCCTTGTTTGGAACCGACAAAGCCCTTCGACGCTTAATGGCGAATATGGAGTCAAGTGGGGCATTCGTTATTGACTTTCAAGCAATTAAAAGTGATAAAGATGCCCAGCTTTTATTAGAAAGGCAGTTAAAAAAAGGATAGGTTAATAAAAATGAGCAAAGAAAAAGAAAATATGAGGGAAATGTTTGAGGAGATGTTTTTTACTCCCCTCAATAGCTTTTTTGGGCCACAGGTTAGTGAGGAAGTACGAAGCCATCTTTCCCAAGCTCGAATTGAAATACTGAAGGCAATGAAAACTTTCATAGAAAGTGAAATAGATAAGCTCGAAAAAACAGTCCACGATAAATAATCATTTTATTACGATGAAAGAATTCGATTGAGAAAGCCCTCAACTTTCCTTAGGTTTTAAACCTTTGCAGATTGGGGTTGAGGGGGCTCTCTCTTAATAACTATGTTTTACTCTCCAATCTCCTTGGCGACTGCTCGGAGATGCTTCAACCCTTGAACCGCTAATTCTTCTCCAGAATCAGCCAATTTTCTCCAGATGGCACACTGACGGTTGAGCTCTTCAAAACTGGGATCAAAGGATTCGATGACCATTGGACCAGTATAGTTGATTTCTTT of Candidatus Atribacteria bacterium ADurb.Bin276 contains these proteins:
- the thrZ_2 gene encoding Threonine--tRNA ligase 2 yields the protein MNEEDLKKIEEEMQKIIQENLTVERKVLSKEEAKQLFSSRGENFKIELIDEILDDQVSLYQQGEFIDLCRGPHIPSTGSIKAYKLLSVSGAYWRGKETNPMLQRIYGIAFDDKDKLKNYLYRLEEAKKRDHRKLGKELELFSLHEEGPGFPFFHPKGMVVINALLDAWRKEHVKRGYQEIKTPIILDRELWERSGHWDHYRNNMYFTSIDEREFAVKPMNCPGGILVYQSQLHSYREFPIRMAELGLVHRHELSGVLHGLMRVRCFTQDDAHIYMEPHQVKQEIMGVIELADYIYRLFQFDYELELSTRPENSMGSDEMWDLATKSLETALQEKNLPYRVNEGDGAFYGPKIDFHLKDTLGRRWQCGTIQLDFTMPECFDLSYIGEDGMKHRPVMLHRTILGSVERFLGILIEHTAGALPVWLSPVQVVVLPIAERHYSYALEVKQQIAQAQIRVELNDENATLGAKIRKAQLQKIPYILIVGDKEVENHQVSVRDRKEGDLGEFFLQDFLLRIQNEIQNFIM
- the bchM gene encoding Magnesium-protoporphyrin O-methyltransferase; the protein is MNRDLQHQMYWNAGVRKEKRRERNIEKKVHTDLVWLEIEPYLRSGMKVLDAGGGYGRYGLEVARRGCELTLLDISSAMLQEARSLAQKSGIQSINFVEGRVQNLHQFSRKYFDLVLCLDAPVSYAYPDHFRAIQEICRVSRKRVIFSVVNRLGQLPIAIEQEMGWTGSLNHTRSFLEKGNWDHPEKLQQIENWISFLNRYIFPPLHAFLPGELVDIVAEQNFQPVRIMATGTLARLLKTKTLHRIVNNQKTYQQFLKICQEYDSQFEVLGVGARSASGLLIIAERNEDGSNLEEAYPENKG
- the prmA gene encoding Ribosomal protein L11 methyltransferase — its product is MDRIWKKLILRIKDESYREQVYWWFQDQKPYGFWEKDSLTIVAYVRDWPEESFPEYIVAAERDEEPDENWAKEWRKRFKPIVVNETIVIRPPWEPAIPSKIDLVIYPAYAFGTGDHPTTFSCMEFISQFFKPGMEFLDVGMGSGILSLLAFRLGAGDITSIDIDPLAMEELKRNCALNQIPFERIKSKIGDLTGIEGSFDFIVANIGAQFVLENLPLLSNMLHISGYLVLSGFQGEDVPLIQQKALLVSLEIIQSIDKNNWVTIVYQKRAKNQLSD